The following coding sequences lie in one Nakaseomyces glabratus chromosome K, complete sequence genomic window:
- the PUS9 gene encoding pseudouridine synthase PUS9 (CAGL0K01485g~Ortholog(s) have pseudouridine synthase activity, role in tRNA pseudouridine synthesis and mitochondrion, nucleus localization) gives MIRAVLNFFRAGKPKLDGVTASTATKRSFTEIQDKDKSTFDAQLEQEIKRAKRVQEEKIKRRERNKKSNAKSEIIRDGAGFKLRASSTNKKTKNRQSDPPYTIEVDGPLRKIVPYYFTYNTYCKLRWRDRNLLDVFTNEFRDRPAEYYKKTIERGAVLLNDKPATLESIIKNGDLITHKVHRHEPPVTSRPIEIVFEDNDILVINKPSGIPVHPTGRYRFNTITKALEKERGYVVHPCNRLDRMTSGLMFLAKTSKGADKIGDQLKAREVEKEYLAKVVGEFPEGTTVVDKPLKLLEPRLTLNVVCEETDPDAKHARTIFERVSVSKDKQTSIVKCKPLTGRSHQIRVHLQHLGHPIANDPIYSSPEVWGDGKDYDEVIKRLDNVGKSYPAGTWQLPSSRSNGTMLTGELCPECETELYSDPGPNDIELYLHAFRYSTKEDTEQQWSYETKLPHWAN, from the coding sequence GGAGATTAAGAGGGCTAAGAGGGTACAGGAGGAAAAAATCAAGCGACGCGagagaaacaagaaatcaAATGCGAAGTCTGAGATCATCCGCGATGGTGCTGGCTTCAAATTACGAGCTTCAAGCACAAATAAGAAGACAAAGAACCGCCAGTCGGATCCTCCATATACTATCGAAGTCGACGGCCCATTGAGAAAAATTGTACCTTACTATTTTACTTATAACACGTATTGTAAACTGCGGTGGAGAGATAGGAACTTACTAGACGTGTTTACCAATGAGTTCAGAGATCGACCAGCTGAGTATTATAAGAAGACTATTGAAAGGGGAGCCGTTTTGTTGAACGATAAGCCAGCTACCCTGGAATCCATAATAAAGAATGGAGATTTAATCACACACAAGGTCCACCGTCATGAACCGCCAGTCACATCTCGGCcaattgaaattgtttttgaagataatgaCATCCTTGTCATTAACAAACCTAGTGGTATACCAGTACATCCAACTGGCCGATACAGATTCAATACCATTACAAAAGCGTTAGAGAAAGAGCGTGGGTATGTAGTACACCCGTGCAACCGTCTTGATAGGATGACCAGTGGGTTAATGTTCCTAGCTAAGACATCGAAAGGTGCAGATAAGATCGGTGATCAACTGAAAGCCAGGGAAGTAGAGAAAGAATACTTGGCGAAAGTTGTTGGTGAGTTCCCCGAGGGGACCACTGTTGTAGACAAACCGCTGAAATTATTAGAGCCACGTCTTACATTAAACGTAGTTTGTGAAGAAACCGACCCTGATGCAAAACACGCTAGGACTATATTCGAGAGAGTCTCTGTATCCAAAGATAAACAGACTAGCATTGTGAAGTGCAAGCCCCTCACTGGCAGATCACACCAAATTAGAGTGCATTTACAGCATTTGGGCCACCCTATAGCCAATGACCCAATATACTCAAGTCCCGAAGTATGGGGAGACGGTAAAGACTATGACGAAGTTATCAAGAGACTAGACAATGTGGGGAAAAGCTACCCAGCGGGAACATGGCAATTGCCGAGCTCCAGATCAAATGGGACCATGCTCACTGGGGAACTATGCCCAGAATGTGAGACAGAACTATACTCTGATCCAGGGCCAAACGATATAGAGCTCTACTTACACGCATTCAGATACAGCACCAAGGAGGACACAGAACAACAGTGGTCATACGAGACAAAACTACCTCATTGGGCGAACTGA
- the SIR2 gene encoding SIR2 (CAGL0K01463g~Putative NAD+ dependent histone deacetylase of the Sirtuin family, involved in subtelomeric silencing), which translates to MSDESSTRRSKRLKTGPSPTSSSASSTSVSPMGPFSSGRTLRSSRLSPNRHSALGSPMMTAEEIAQQESLMPREPPSPILIGKNVKDGKFVVTAFTRKDTINACMYLKYYGLRKFWTAYFPPEINSLHLYYMIRLLGFQLKDREVLNHISKNVEEWKANKKYTISYADMNDPLDKKFTIRLLRNLYKAINKVLSTRLRLMNFFTIDHLVERLEKAKRIVVLTGAGISTSLGIPDFRSSEGFYTKIKYLGLEDPQDVFNYEIFLRDPSVFYNIANMVLPPENIYSPLHSFIKLLQDKRKLLRNYSQNIDNLESYAGIEVSKLIQCHGSFATASCVTCKWSLPGEKIFKNIRNFEIPLCPHCYKKRTKYLELYERELDGEEHIPEWFDQVDKDTIKSFGVIKPDITFFGEPLPSRFHKTVKEDIFRCDLLLCIGTSLKVAPVSEIVNMLPAHVPQVLINRDPVRHAEFDISLLGYCDDIATMIAQKCGWKIPHQKWDKELTNKKFEIKESAVSVYSVVSAD; encoded by the coding sequence ATGAGTGATGAATCTAGTACTAGAAGATCCAAGCGGCTGAAGACAGGTCCGTCGCCTACATCTTCGAGCGCCAGCTCTACATCGGTCAGCCCTATGGGCCCATTTTCGTCGGGGCGTACTCTGAGGTCATCTCGGTTAAGTCCCAATAGACATAGTGCATTGGGGAGCCCCATGATGACTGCAGAAGAGATTGCCCAACAGGAGTCGTTGATGCCTCGCGAGCCACCTTCGCCTATACTCATTGGTAAGAATGTCAAGGACGGGAAGTTTGTGGTCACGGCGTTTACAAGGAAAGACACCATCAACGCGTGTATGTACTTGAAGTACTACGGTTTAAGGAAGTTCTGGACGGCATATTTCCCACCAGAGATTAATTCATTGCATTTATACTACATGATCCGTCTCTTGGGTTTCCAACTAAAGGACAGAGAAGTGCTGAACCACATATCCAAGAATGTAGAGGAATGGAAAGCTAACAAGAAATATACCATTTCATATGCAGACATGAATGATCCTCTCGACAAGAAGTTCACCATTCGTCTATTGAGAAACCTATACAAAGCTATCAACAAGGTACTCTCTACTCGTCTGAGACTAATGAACTTTTTCACCATCGATCACTTAGTTGAAAGACTTGAAAAGGCTAAGAGAATAGTCGTCCTAACTGGTGCAGGTATCTCTACATCCTTGGGTATTCCAGATTTCAGATCCTCTGAGGGTTTCTACACCAAAATTAAGTATTTAGGTCTAGAAGATCCACAAGATGTTTTCAACTATGAGATTTTCTTGAGAGATCCGTCCGTCTTCTATAACATTGCCAACATGGTTTTGCCTCCAGAGAATATATACTCTCCATTGCATAGTTTCATAAAGCTTCTCCAGGACAAACGGAAGCTACTTAGAAACTACTCACAAAACATTGATAACTTGGAATCATATGCAGGTATCGAAGTGTCCAAGTTAATCCAATGCCACGGTTCTTTCGCCACCGCATCATGTGTGACTTGTAAATGGTCCTTACCTGGTGAAAAgatatttaaaaatataagaaattttgaaattcctTTGTGCCCCCATTGCTACAAGAAGAGAACGAAGTACCTAGAACTTTATGAAAGAGAGCTCGATGGCGAAGAACATATTCCCGAATGGTTCGATCAGGTTGATAAGGACACCATCAAATCATTTGGTGTTATTAAACCAGATATCACATTCTTCGGTGAACCCTTACCATCGAGATTCCACAAGACTGTCAAAGAGGATATTTTCCGCTGTGACTTACTATTATGCATCGGTACAAGTTTGAAAGTAGCCCCAGTATCTGAAATAGTCAACATGCTACCTGCTCATGTTCCACAAGTGCTAATTAACCGTGATCCTGTTAGACATGCAGAATTTGATATCTCATTATTAGGATATTGTGATGATATTGCCACAATGATTGCACAGAAATGTGGATGGAAGATACCACACCAAAAATGGGATAAAGAACTTACCAACAAGAAGTTTGAAATAAAGGAATCTGCAGTTAGTGTATACTCAGTTGTTTCTGCTGATTAA
- the PRP11 gene encoding spliceosome assembly protein PRP11 (CAGL0K01441g~Ortholog(s) have RNA binding activity, role in spliceosomal complex assembly and U2-type prespliceosome localization), which produces MDFQNRAGSKKGGGGIASDSQINQQRRRQVEELLQQGENIKYTFQDKEGEKDDTDTKKVQSNPYIYKNHSGKLVCKLCNTMHMSWSSVERHLGGKKHGMNVIRRGELDEIRHEKQQATKPVDTFEMKVEARRKTINTIEGLVPTCHSTEVIDEKGNKGIAVMLEFEESDKTADVLNADRPYARIVSGLELNTSAQKDKRFLVVAYEPYQNVAIEIPNDREIVMNGYQPQSDEEIFVDTLNRQCTFWIENQRQFIVQIFFKETS; this is translated from the coding sequence ATGGACTTTCAGAATAGAGCAGGCTCGAAGAAAGGTGGGGGTGGTATTGCTTCTGATTCGCAAATAAACCAACAGCGGAGAAGacaagttgaagaattATTGCAACAAGGTGAAAACATCAAGTATACATTCCAGGACAAGGAGGGAGAAAAGGATGATACAGACACTAAGAAAGTTCAGTCTAACCcatatatttacaaaaacCATTCAGGTAAGCTGGTATGTAAGCTGTGCAATACCATGCATATGTCGTGGTCCAGTGTAGAGAGACACTTGGGAGGTAAAAAGCATGGGATGAATGTAATCAGAAGAGGCGAACTAGATGAGATACGGCATGAAAAGCAACAGGCAACGAAACCTGTTGATACGTTTGAGATGAAAGTCGAGGCCAGGAGGAAAACAATCAACACTATAGAAGGTCTGGTACCCACTTGCCATTCTACCGAAGTCATCGATGAGAAAGGCAACAAAGGAATAGCTGTGATGTTGGAGTTTGAAGAGAGCGATAAGACTGCTGATGTATTGAATGCGGATCGTCCATATGCTAGGATTGTTTCAGGTCTAGAGTTGAACACCTCTGCCCAAAAGGACAAAAGATTTTTGGTAGTGGCTTATGAACCATACCAAAATGTGGCAATTGAAATACCAAATGACCGAGAGATAGTAATGAATGGTTACCAGCCTCAAAGCgatgaagaaatatttgtaGACACGCTGAACAGACAGTGTACCTTTTGGATTGAGAATCAACGCCAATTTATTGTGcagatattttttaaagaaACCAGTTGA